The Erigeron canadensis isolate Cc75 chromosome 1, C_canadensis_v1, whole genome shotgun sequence genome segment TTTTTCAAATAGAAGTCTAAAATTttgaataattatttttatggtgAATTACAAGGATAATACCTGAAGTATCCAtgaaattacagttttgatacctcacatgcatgacacgtgacttgacttaacggtcaaatagacgAGCGATAGGTATGGTTAGTGTAACTTTTTGACAACAGTGGGTAtgactcgcgtaatttttaaattgtaggtatgaccagtgtaCTTTCAAACAAACCtcatgtatgatttttgtaatttaccctaagaGTAATAATAAACTAAACAGGTACCGGCGTAATGCAAAGACGTCGATAGTCGTGATGACGAGTGGTGGTAgtatggttattaatgtaaaaatagttatataaataatggtagtgtaattattttaaatgatgaatgttataaataatgttattaagagtattatatgtATGTTACGTGACGATATttaatttagtaaaaaaaaaagaagaaatattttgagattttaaggttgaaaataaaaaaaagggggaaaaatagtttatttgatctaaaagtaaagataaaagataattgtttaaaaatgttTGGCTTTTAATTTAGCAATTTCCAAAACGTTTTAGTAAAACTAGAGTGAAGGCCCGCGCTACGCACGGCCGGGCTTCACGGATTGTTTCGTACGTTTGCATGTTGTTTCTGTTCGAAGTTTTGTTACTGAACATATATGATTCTTGTGCAGCAGGTATTATGAAATAATAGTCTAATTAAGCAATTGTTAATGTTTATTGGTTCCCAGCAAGATAAATTACTAATGTAGGGAGAAAGGATATGTAAATATGATTTATATAGTACACAATATGCATGTCTGCTTCACTTGATATCGCATAATAAGACCATGTATAGTATATTTATTACAAAACATTACATAGTCCATGcaacaaaatacaaagaaatCCTTTTGGTGCAATGAAGTTGATTTTCTTAACATGCCCTTTGATAAATTCAACATAACCCGAAACACAGATTTTCATTATCCACACACAATTCACATAGAACTTCAAATTGTAGTTTTTTACTGGTAACGGTTCCAGTTTGTTCAGTGAATGATTTCCAATTAGTGATTATATGTAATCTGCAGGTATTGTTTTTGTCTTTTGTACCTTGTTTTGATTTGAGAACCGCCTTAAACAACATATGATGATAAAGAATGGTTGCTTTGTTGTAACCGTGGAGATTCTGATTTGTTGTAAATTTTGTTGGAATTATCTGTAGTAACCAAAAGTATAGTTAGTTTCCTTGATCGTGTAATAGTTAAACTGATAATAGATATGTCTTTTTATAAATTGCAATAGAAATACCAGGATATGGGTTGCGAATGTGTTGTGTTTGAGCCTCTGGTAGAAGCAAGGATTCCATTTGTTGTGATGATGAACTTGATGGATGCACTGTTTGTTTGAACCGGTGTGTAAGGAATTACCATATAGGTTGAAAACAGTGGTTCCATAGATGATAGTGTGATCTTTAGTCTGGATCTCTTTTTGGAAAACAACCCAAAAATCATTATCAATATGGTTATGTGATGCAAAAGCCTCTCATTGTGATCCACTGAATGCGTGTGCAACTCCATTCTCATGTCCTTTCGTTCTTGGTTCATTAGCTACTCGTGGTAAATATTCTACTAAAACAACAGCATTCTGCTTTGCCCCATGCAATCTCACTGTATTGTTTCCAGTATCATCCTCTTTAAGGGTTAAGTCCGACAGAATTTGATGTGGCAAAAtctacatttttataaagaacAACAGTTAGTACCAGGTAATGGTATGATGAACTTCAATATTGAATATATTGATATATCTTGGTATGGATAACCTGCTTGCAGTAGCTTTCATAAGTTGCTTGGACCAAGCATGCGGGAATATAAATTCCACCAGGGTATGCGTGAATCTCGAGACCAGTATCGTTGAATGCGCGAACCATAAAGATAGTCCCTACACGTTGGGTAAAACAAAGTGTCTGGGTTTCTTTTAGATTTAAAGAATGGATTAATGCAGTCCATTCCTCGCCAAATAATCGGAGACAACCATCTAACATTATTTGACTGCAGActttgatgtgtgaaaatctagttaaattaaaatcctataaatactccaaatcgtttaccacacacaatcgggcagtggacccgttcgtatgtaatatagattgaagtaagtaaaggttcgttccacggagactaataagagttagcgagttttaagtaatttaaaaaaagtttggtttttaaagacaccacgtcatcttggtttttatattaaaagttagttgattgaaagagttagaaattccaaagaatttatcgaaaagaaaattgttttaaatcaaataagatgagaagatcatccacttcgactccatgatacacattatttaggttgcatatatttgaagaaacaattcaattatgttgattttataaccgagaactaacaaagactcaccccgttcccgtcaagttcgttactttattaaattcccttaattaactagttccattattaagaccggtaccccaagacgcctttcataactttccaatccaattaattgttttggttatttagataacaattgtgtctattgattgtacccaaccattaacccgttaacccttattaactatcaattacttcctaccgtacccgtcatagaaacaattgcttctaaccaagcaatcaaaataacttctacacaacctagttaccactgaagttatgcaaaaactatccgcaattgagagttaaataacaaagaattaataagctaagattacgacacaacgttaaatcaaatcaacttgaattcaaaagatttatgcaaccattattcaatgtatcacttcatctcagtggatgacgaattatttagctactcataatcaaaaacaaagcacaaagagtaaaaatatagaagaacatattgtactaatgtgtagaaaacaagtaaacgctaagaaaatcgacaaccgaatgccttggagatcacgaacaacccttagaccttgatggacgaaaaagctgctaagaatacccccaaagaaccctaaagtcgactagaagtgattgtgtgtcgaatgggagggttatggccttgtatttatagagtttgcaagaggtcttcacaaaccgacctacaggtgcgacgcaccaagcttcaggtgcggcgcacctgacCTTGTTACCAAATTTGAAGCTGCttgatatgcgacgcaccacagggttggtgcgtcgcaccaccctgctttccaacttcttccaagtttctgaatagaaaatgctccgcacctccttacatggtgcgacgcaccaaccttgttttcagccaaaacttgtagtttccattccatcttcactcgtatgcgtccacgAACCATCCCAATGCATCTAAAAGTCGTCCAAcagctgtttctaaccattttacctgttctaaACCTGAAATCACTATcaacaccatcaaagcatcgaatatacatataatttacacataattaagcttaaaatgTCTTaaaaacgatatgggaatatgcatataaatggacatatcagacTTCATACATCGTTTCTTTGTAGTCGACAATCTTAAATTTGTACATAACATCTATTATTTAAAATAGACAATCAATGCACTAACCAATACACACCGCTAattactaactactaactcgctgttccaaaaaaaaatgcACTAACCAATACACTTATACTATCAAAACTGATCCAAATTTACTAAGAACATCATGTAGACACATATCAGAAAGCCATTTAAACCACAAAAAACATGGTGTCACACACTTTAAGAGTTCATTTAGTCTTATATACATCAACTAATAACATCAGTACCATAAAAGAAAACAGAGACAGAAACCATACCAACCACATATTTGTTATCGGTTGGCACAAGTTGCTCAAATGAGCACATCTGAAAAACATAACACAAAAATCTATTAACATCACTAGTAGACCAATGCGAAAATCCATCTTATTAGGCACAACCCTAAACCCAGCCAACGTATATAAACAACCTTCTTCCAACCTTTCAACAAACTTGAATGCCATATTATGCTTAGCAGAACAGTACATCAGATTGGACTTAACACACTTAAGTAGAAAAATTACAATACATATACCATGGATTAACACAACAAAAATTTCGTTAGCATACCTGCTAATCAGAAACGACGAAATCGGCACTCATGTAGATTCCCTTCATATTCATGACATCCCATTTGCGACAAATCATGACTGTCATAGGACCACCTAATATCGAGCAACACACCAAACTGACTAATAGATTTACCACAAACCCTAAGGCTGTCCatcacaaaaacaaataaaatattaataagcaACAAATTAAATAGGAATTACCTTTGCAGGGCACAAACTATTCCAACCAAAATGCTTCATTTATATACATAGGTTAGTAATCAACCCGACTCTTCAAGAATAAATGGACTAAAACCGTTACAAAGAATCGAAGCAACAATGTCATTAATtgttggttttaaaaagaaattaatcaACCAATCATCCCTTCGTATGTATACCCCTAAGCTCATTAAATACAACACAAATACACTAACATTTATATACACACATTTCACAAAGGATTACCTTTCATCTGGGTCATCGATCGGACACCGATAAAAGACAGAATGAAGTGGACATGAAAGGgtttttatcttattattattattatctcaatCGGGCTaaacaaagaaagaagaaacaaaaaggatttgtatttttaaaatacaaaaaaaaaaaacccacccTGGAGCAAGGTTAGAAAAAGAACAATATTGTTTGGGTTGGGCAAGGTTATCAAATGGATTAATGAACATATTATTTGGGCTAAACAATGGAACTATCAACTCAGCTTACATTCTTTTTCCTGAATTTCAATTAATTATAtctataactaataatatatataaaaatttgtcACAACAACACAATGTATATCTTTATGTCCACTTATGATAATTACATGCACATTAAGCTATAAAAGGCTTGCAATTGCCGATCCATCTAAGCAATATTTACTAACCAAGCAACAATTAATCACTCAAATATCTAAATGCAAAATGAATGCAAACTACATGATAAACGTCTAATAGAACCACAAACATACtacatcaaaataatgaactcCATTAAGTATCCTAATTAAACCTCTTAAGTAGACATCGATAAAGCGTCAAGAATGCGCTAATTTTTTCATCACCATCAtaaaacttttagatatatataaatgaggaaaaaaaataaaaaaaaaaagaagaaacttTATCCGCATAACCGCATAAATAAATCTATGTTTGGAAAATATTTCTTGTATCTctttaaattaaacaaataaaatatttattattctgTTAATCGTAGGCGATTAGGGTTTGGATGTCGTCGGAGAAGGTGGGTGTGGTCGTCCTGGGCGATATACTTGAGCAAATACTGGTTAGATTGGATTTGAAGGATCTCATCCAATGCAAAAGAGTCTGTACGTCATGGCATTCTTTAGTCTCCTCTTCTCGTTTTGCTATTTCCGTTTTTATTAGTAATAAACAGAATACTAGTAATAATAAGAGGCAGAGGATCTGTATCAATGAGGATCGTTTGAGAAAGAATCTTGTTGGTTCTTCCAATGGCCTTGTATGCATCTTTACCCGCAATGCTGAAATTGTAGTAGCTAATCCCTTAACGGGAGAGttgaaaaaactcaaaaatccGGAGTTGAAAAAACTCGAAAACCCTCGTCATggagtacgatctctttgtaaCAACCTATGGTTCCTCGGTGGTTTTGGTTACGATTCATGGTCAGATGACTACAAGGTCATTTTAGGGACACGGCAATACGATGCGGATTTTATGCGATTCCATGTGCTTTCTTTGAAATCAAATGTTTGGAAAATTGCTGGAGAGGCAAAATGTAGTTTCATTTGTATATCCCGGTACCCCTACTCTTATAACAAAAAAGATACTTGTGGTATCTTATGCAATGGGGCAATCCACTGGTTTGTGTTAGATCAACATAAGAATCCAATGAttctttcttttgatttatCCACAGAGGAATTTAAAGAAATCCCCCAACCTGATGATCCGAGTTATAAGTATACTGCTCATACTAATTACCGTCTGGGGATGGTTGAAGAAAGTTTGTGCATATATAACGATCACCTTCCCAATTGTGCAAAATTAGTCAAAACGCGTTCTTGTCCCAAATGGGTAATGAAAAAGTACAATGGTAAACAGGGCTGGGAACTGCTTCCACATCATGCTCAGTGGGATAATGATGTCGCACTTCGATTAAAATTGGGGATCTTTTTCAATAGTGTCAAGAAATCCTTCTTTCATGAACGTAAGCAATGTGTACACAAGACTTCGGAATATATTAGTGCCCCTATGTATGTACAGAGCCTTGTATCTCCTCAAGTTAATGAAAGACCAAAGAGTCCTGTATCTCCAGGGGGAGCAAAAAGTCTTCTATATCATCATGTTAGCGAGAGATCTATGAGTAATGTATCTGGACATGTTATTGGGGGGCTTAAAAGAAAGAGGCATACACAGAATGGATATCAAGAGCGGTAAGATGGGTTCTAATTATAATGCTTTATTTCCTATATATTAGTGctttcatatatcatatatacttatatatagaaAGACTGAGAGAGTATGGTTGACGTGAGAACTAAAAAAAAGTGAGAACCATTGTTcccccttttcttttctttttccaaatgCTCTGCCACCGCCGCCACCCTTAAAGGGTATTAGTAAAGGGCAGCTAGCGGGGATGATAAGGCAAAAGGGTGATTGGTGATGGAGCGATCCACTTGACGCCGCCCCCCTTAGCTTCCATGGCTTCCCCTTGTACTTACGGGCTCCGATGTTAGCCGCCATGGCTCTGCCCTGGATGGTGGCGGCTGACGGGCTCTTCCCTTGGTGATGATcagagatggtggtggtgatcaaACACAGAAGATGCATTTCTATAATTTCCATATGATATTTGCGTATGGAAACAAGAAAGAATATACAGGATCTACAGTTCATAAGCTTCTTTTGGTTCGTGTCGGATTGCTAGactacatatatgatatatgtatatatatgtatgtatattgttGCAAAGAAGCTATAACTTACTTAGCGTTTGCTTTCTTATCACTTATGATGCTTTCTTGACATCCCTAATCAGTTTTTGTaaagaaatatattaaagatGTTATGGTGGTCTGAAGCACATGGTAGTATGGTATGTAGTCGTTTATAAACCTGTGATAGTTAAAATGAATCGTAGAAATTTACTGGCCCAAATGGTATTATCATATATTCAGCTCTTTAATTAGTCTGACATGTTTTGCATTTTATTTGTATACCTTGGTTCGCTAACTTCAGTTTGTTGACTTATCAGTTAATTAAGGGATAATAGGAGATGCTGCGGTTCCCACACAGAGGGGCGAGACTGAATTTGATGCTGTTGATTTGCTGAAGGATATACGAGGAGAACACATAGTGGTACGGGTGATCTTTGTTTATCTTTCTATTGGACCTTGTTTTAAGCATGTGTTTTTCCATTAGGGATctataatccagttatttctaTTATCTTGTGTTTTATGGATTTCAGTATCTGTGTTGGATGATTTCTTAAAGTGTTCCAAAATTGATACTTAGTGCGTTCATATTTATTGTCTTATGGTGATGACGGTCCTTTAAGTTAAGTATGTATAGTCACTTTAATTTTACTGTTTCCCCGTTATGGTGGTTGTTTTGCAAATTCTGGGAATGCTTGTGGGAAGATGCGTATTTTTTTTTGCCAGTATATCGATTTGGGAGAGCTTTACCGCTTTGAGTTTTTGTAAGTGGTTTCATGGCAGTCATCAATTCAATATGTAAGTGCTTGAAAGAAATGATCAACACTTGTCCTGCGTCAACCAAACAAACACAAGCAACCAGTTGAACCCGGATGTATTTTGTTGCCAGGCACCCATTACAGGGTAATTCTCATATACAAGTCTTTCCATCTTAACATTGTTTGAGTTGATAAAATAGAGGTGAGTTATTTTAGGTGTAAATGTGGGATTGATCTCATAAAATGTAAGAGGTTGTGCAAGAATCGTGTGGGTGTGAATTTTTATCTGCTTTACATTTTATAGTTGGGTCTACCTTCCAACAGCTTATATGTCCCTTTTACTAGATTTTTGTGAAAAAgtattatgattacaaaaatttgaatatgcttTGGGTGACTTAAGACCAATATcagctaaaaagtgtaaactggCTCGTTACTATTTTTTGGGACAAGCTAAAGAGTAAGTTCAGGTCGGGTGACACCAGTGCCTCAGGTTGATGTTGTGTTGTCGAAGCTTTCAAGTGCTTTGTGTTTGAAATTTTGGAAGTGCGTTCTAAAGATTGTTGATCTGCTTGTTTTACCCTTATGCTGGTTACAAATTATTTGGATGTTTTCTGTGTTCAGATTTAGCAAATGTTGAATCTTTGTCTAACTAATATTCTTAATAGGTCATGTTGTTGAGAACTGTATTCTTATAGGATCAAAACCAGAGATGGCAAATGGGTGGTTAAAGCGGGTCGGGTAATTGGCTGTGCTAACCAGGTGGGTTTTTTGTGTAGGTCAAAATGTGCCGGATTGGCCTTAAGCActggtttgtttgtttgtattttattgGAAGTGTTTGATTAAGGAAGACAAAAGTTATACCGTTACGATAGTAATTAGTAAGAATTTACTTATATTCACGAATCAATATATGAATTGTATGCATAAATGTGTCACTCTGGGTAGTTTTCAACCTTTTCCATTATTAGCTAAGCTTTTTGTTTGAGCTATTTGACCCCCAAAGCGATGAGTTATTCAAAAATAATGAGACAGACTCGCCACATATATGTTACCACCATATATCTTGAGTTCGTGACTAATGATGTGCGCTCATTGGATAAGATACTCCGGGTAGAGTATATCATCTTCATCTTGTACATGAACCCGATATAATGGGCCATTTTAACATTTGAGATATTAGTTCATATAATCTACAAATCATGTACATAATGATAACCCACAAACATACAATACATATTGTGAGTTCCTTTGATAAACATTAAACTATCAGCTGAGAGTTTTGAATGCATCTAAAAGCGGTTAGCAAGTTCTTTTTGCAGTTCCTCTATGATCTTGTTCTTTTTGGATATAATCCTTGtgagttttttgttttcttcatgAAACAACTCTAGCTGACACGATATGCTTGTTATGATCCGCACTTCAATAGCTTCATCCCTCGGCTCAAAAATCGCTTTCCACAACCCTCAAAACCCGCCACAAGCTCACCACAACAATTAACCTGACCTCCATACGTTCCAGCAAAATTTCAAGAACTACCATATATTATATGTGAACGGTAGTTTCTTGTTTGAAGTTTGTTTTGTTGATCCTGTTAAAAACTCCCATCTTtcctttaatttgttttgtatgATTTTAATGGGATTTTGGATGGATACTTCGGTTGATTTTGTCCAAGTGGAAAACTATTGTGGTTCATTCTGACGAATCCATAAATGAAAATGTTATGTGTAAACAATTAATTGCCAAAATAAAAGTAGTTATTTAATTACGTGGCTTGTAGTCAGTTGTAGACCACTCAGTAGTCATAATAAGTAAACAGGCCTAGCTAGCTTGGAATGTGGGCTACTAGTATTGGATCAGCCCTTTGTTTTCGAATATAACCCAAAATATTTATTTTCGTTCCGCCAATCTAATTAATTTTTGTAATCTTTTGATTAACCAAATATATTTATACGGCGTTTAGGGTTTAATGTCGGAGATGGTGGTCCCTGATGATATAGTTGAGCAAATACTAGTTAGATTGGATTGGAAGTATCTCATCCACTGCATGAGAGTTTGTAAGTCATGGCATTCTTTGGTCTCAGGTTTTCGTTTCGCTGTATCCCGTTTTACTTACAGGAACAGGAGAAGGCAGAGGATCTGTATCATTGAGGATCATCCGCGAGAGCATCTTGTTGGCTCTTCCAATGGCCTTGTATGCATCTTTACTCGCTATCTTGACTATATAGTGGTTAATCCCTTAACTAGAGAGTTGAAGAAACTCGAAAACCACCCTGATAATAAGGTTATCCGTCCATCCCTTGTTGGTTTTGGTTACGATTCATCCTCAGATGATTACAAGGTCATTTCAGGGAGACAAGATTATGTTAACAAGGATATGCAATTTCATATGTTTTCTGTGAAATCAAATGTTTGGAAATTTGTTGGAGAAATAGAATGTAGCTCCATTCGCATGGTCAGTTTTAATCATGAAAATAATACTTGTGGTATCTTATG includes the following:
- the LOC122585350 gene encoding F-box/kelch-repeat protein At3g06240-like; its protein translation is MSSEKVGVVVLGDILEQILVRLDLKDLIQCKRVCTSWHSLVSSSRFAISVFISNKQNTSNNKRQRICINEDRLRKNLVGSSNGLVCIFTRNAEIVVANPLTGELKKLKNPELKKLENPRHGVRSLCNNLWFLGGFGYDSWSDDYKVILGTRQYDADFMRFHVLSLKSNVWKIAGEAKCSFICISRYPYSYNKKDTCGILCNGAIHWFVLDQHKNPMILSFDLSTEEFKEIPQPDDPSYKYTAHTNYRLGMVEESLCIYNDHLPNCAKLVKTRSCPKWVMKKYNGKQGWELLPHHAQWDNDVALRLKLGIFFNSVKKSFFHERKQCVHKTSEYISAPMYVQSLVSPQVNERPKSPVSPGGAKSLLYHHVSERSMSNVSGHVIGGLKRKRHTQNGYQER